Part of the Archocentrus centrarchus isolate MPI-CPG fArcCen1 chromosome 4, fArcCen1, whole genome shotgun sequence genome is shown below.
GGGTGATGATGCCAATCTGATCAGGTTTGGCTCCTGCCTTCAGCAACCTGGTGGTGATTTTCTCTACGTTGGCAGCTTCAGTTCTAGAAaacaatcagaactgatttaatacTGTGCTACTTAACAGTGGGACAATTACTTCAAATATTATGTGCCAAATTATTTAGACCCTCAATTAAAATGTCTAAGTAACCAATGAAATGTGTGAACTTACCTGTTAAGGTATGAGGTTCCAGAGCTGGCAATTTCCTCCTGACCTTGAGTAACATAGAAGAACATGGGCTTGTCTGGCTGTGGCCACTGGAAGTCGAAGCCTTTCTTGATGCGgtcagctggggagaacaggacAGACTAATTAATATTAAGTTAGCAGATCTTTTTGGCAGCTAACATACTAGTGGGTGTGAAAATCAATTTTTCGTCAAACTAGATAAACTACCAAATCTTAACAAACCTGCAGTGACGCCATTCTGTAGGGACCCCTCATAGAAAATGTTGGAGGGGAAGGCACTGAGAGCCGGATGCATTCGGTACTGGACCTGCAGGCGGATTGGTCGGATCCCCAGGACCACCAGGCGCTCAAACAGGGACTGTGACAGACCTGCTTTAGCTGCCTTCTTGCACATCACCACAGGACCCAACTGGCAGTGGTCACCCACCAGGATAAGCTGGGTGGAGGAAGATGAGTCACATAAGTGTGACACTTGGGTTAGTTTAACAGTACAATATAAGAAGTTAGTGTTCCTTAATGTTCAGATTGTCTGGGAAACAATTTACTGAAGaagttaattaattaaatgttcTAATACATGACAACAGCAGATACTACAGtttaaatgacacatttttacatttttagttaGCATGCTATTATTCCTCTTGCTGGTTCAATGGCCTAATGGGTATGAGAATAGCCTAACAAATTTCCATGTGCtatagtatttatttattcactgttAATGCAAAATAAAGTAAACAGCATATAGCATACAGCATATATAAgagctgtttttcatttgttcaaCTGTAGGGATGGAGATTAACTGTCTggattttgtatatttttttggtACCTGCTTGGCTCCCAACACCACAGGTACCATACACTCAGGCTCCGTGGCCTGGGTACTCTCATCAATCAGGATGGAACGGAACTGCATCTTGGCCAGACGAGGATCTCCAGCTCCGACACAAGTGCAGCAGATCACATCAGCATTCTGGACAACGAAGAGGAAGTTATAATCCTTATCTGCATCCCAGGTTGAAAGTATCGAATCACCTTAATGGACTTGTACAGAAAGCCAACTGaaaactgatattttattttcctaTACTGGCATATACTGACTGAGGTCTCTAGTGTTGCAGGATTTTGCTACACAGTAGTGTGTGAAAGCAAATAAAGGATTTTCAAAGGCAACAATTCTGTTTGCAACGCAAACAGAATTGAGGATTGCAAACAGTTTGAGACGCGAATACAGACGTGCATGACTAGTTGAGTAGATGTTTAAATGTTGCTGCCCTCACTAGTCAGCACCACAAATACTAGTTAATGATTCATAATTAGGTTTATAAATTACACAGCTGGTTAAATATAATCACAAGTATGAAGATAAATATTCGACTCCGTTATAACAGAATAATTACCACAGTCAAACGGGTTCTGACTGCTTGACTGAAATTACCTGTTTGCACTAAGAATGCCTGAAACTGCTGACTCGCAGCTGCATTTAAAGTCAAACTCACAAGCTTGTTTTCTAAGACTCTGAACACCTCACCATGAGCAGCTCCCTCTCAGCAGTCCGCTTCAAAGCCCTGTAGCGTTTCTCATCAGCAGATGACAGCTCACCAGTCTCATCTTTTAGCTGCTGTAGCTTCTGAAGCTCCGGCATACTATGGAGACAAAGGTACATCCAAAAATGTACACTGGGACTTGTACCTTACAATGCTAAACCTCTGATATAACAGCTTTGTTCAAAATACATGTATTCAACTGCAATTGTTGGTGTAGAGGCTACACATACACCATCCCTTCAACTGAAGTTAATGTTTATAATCTGTACCTGCCGTTAATGGCAGGAATCCAACAAAGCACATCAAACTTTGAGTATGCGCCTGGTGAGATCTGATAGATAACGAACTATTTCCCTTCATGCCACTGACCTGTCCATGTTGCTTATCTGGTTGTGTAGAGCCAGAAAAGACACAGGTGACTCAATGGCCTCCCGGCTCTTGGCACACAGCCTGACAACCTTCAGTCCAGTCTTATCGATCTTCTCAGTCAACTGGTCCACGGCAATGTTACTGGGAGCACACACCAAAACTGGTCTACAAGACACACACCACAGAGAGAATGACAAAAGGAATAGGGTACAAAATATTACAAACCAAGAATAAGACTGCAAGTAAAAAACTGTTCAATCAATTTTTGACTTACCCATTGCCCTGTCGGGACAAGTGGTACACAATTGTGGCAGAAGTGACAGTCTTTCCAGTGCCGGGAGGCCCCTGGATCAGACTAAGAGGTCTCTGCAGCACCGTCTTCACAGCATACACCTGAACATGCAAGAAATAACATCACTCAATCTAgcacttaaaaataaatctaattaaaccaggggaggaaaaaaaacagcaatcacATATTCACAGGGTTTCTGTGTTTAAGTCTGACCTGGGAGTGATTGAGGTCAGGAAGGCCGGGGGCAGTGAAGCGCTTTGGCAGCTGGCACTTAATGATGACATCCTCGACCTCATGGCCCAGAAGTTTGTGGTAAATGTAGCCAGACACGGAAGTCTCATCCACAGCAAACGTCTTCAGGGCGCTCTGCAtcctgcagcaggacaaacaAATCTTAATCAGCAGTCTTTAccaaatacatttatattgtgaaatatttacaaatcataagtttttttttttttctttaaaaagaaaggggaaaaaaaacaaacaaaaaaacacatgtaCTGATTACATAAGGTACAAAAAACCTCACACCCTGTGATGTAATAAACTAATGTGGTAAGACATCATTAAATGTTCCCATCACTTTCATAATTTAGTAGTATAAACCAGCATACCTATCAAAGGAAGTCGACTTCCACACAAAGTCCACCTGGAAGTTATGGGGGATTTCCACAGGTGCTCCAACACTGGTCCGCAACTCAATAGCAATTTCATCTCCATAGTCTTTAAACACAGGCTATTAAGGAAATCCAGCATTATCCTTAAAATATTTCCAGTAGGTGGGTGTGGGCTTTGCTGTCTGTACTTCTCCATTAGTATAGCCAGTGTTGCTGCACAGGGCCACACTGGAATGCAACATTAAGAAACAGATTGTATACAACTGAGTAAAGGATACTGTCTGGGACCTTGATGACATGGCCGATGCCCTTCCACAGCGGGGCCAGGTCTCCCTTGTACCTCAGACAAATTTCATCTCCTTGCATCAACCGCATATCTAGGGTCAATTAAAAGAACACAAGTTAGAAACCTGTGCCTACTCAAAAttacatacaaacaaaaaacaaaaattgaggACAGGGTTAAATTCATCAAACACCTGATACAATACCGTGCACTGATTTAACCCCATTTCCAAAACAAAGGCAAGAGCATGCACCAAAAGATGGAGGGGTGGGGAGGTTGCGTGCAAACACGGGGAGGGTAGGGGTGGGTAGGTAGGAAGCTATATCTGCACCACAGAACCACTGGGAGAAAAACAAGTTTAGAGAATTACCACCTGAATCCGTCTTGGGCAGAGTGAAATAGGCAATCCGCTTTTTGTTCAGCCCCAGATCCCACCTAACTGTTATATTATCTTGAGTCTGAAAAaatggggggagaaaaaaaaaatctaaatatcagGTATAATAATACATATAATCAGAGATATAACAATACTGCAGGATCATGATCATTTGTTCCTCCAGAGTTCCagtaataaagtaaaaacactTCATCTAAAAAATGCCTTAtatcacaaaaaaatatttgagaTCAAATTCTGCTTCAGCATGAGAATAAAATAATCCTCAACATACTACTGAAATTATTAAATGCTTAAAAGGCTTTTTAAAGAGCCTTCTACACtagttcttttaaaaaaaaaaaaaataaaaataaatgttatccATACGCAGATCATCATGTACATTTCTGGAAGGAAAACACCACCATGTAAGTTACAGGACCTCCAgtacagaaacattttcaggTACCTGTGACTCCTTAAGCTTCTTGTCATAGTCAGCTTCCAATTTGACCAAAGGGCCAAATATATTTTGGTACTGATAAGCATCTTCGTAACGCAGCAGCACATGCTGGGGCTCCTCATCCACTCCAGGTTTCTCCAAGTCTTCCAAGGTGGCGCTGGGATTGtcctgcagcaaaaaaaaaaaaaaaaaattaaataaaaaaaagtccacaaaaACTATTCAACCTATGAGAGCACATCACAATAAGGTCAACCCTGTCCTTCCAGCAGCtgtcacccccccccacacacacacacacaccacacctaTGGGTGCATCTTACCTTCCAGAGTTCCTCCAACTTGTTGATCTGCTGGGCAGTAATCTGACGGGCTCGAAGCTGCTCCTGTTCAGATGGAATCTTCACCAGCCAGGAGAGAAAGCAGCGGTCCTGGATCAGTGGCTGCCACTGCGAGCTGTCCCAGTTGATGTCCTTCAAGCTGCTTTGGCTAGCACAGGGCTGCCTGCATGGACACAAGATTCAAACAGAAGTATTGCTTAAGTATGGAGATTTCAAACTAATTAAACTACCACAGAGGATGAAAACATGTTATATCATTACTTCTTGCTGCATGTGCATGAGACCATAGAGAGAGAGTTATTGTCAGAGCAGCAAGCTCTATTTAAAGCTTAATGCACATTAGTAGGGAGGTCCAGGgacaacagctgcagactctATAGCTGACTGTCTGTTCTCTACTTTGACTGATGGTGCATATTATGTGCTAAAGCCAGAACACTGGCTCTCTCATCATCTTCTGTGAAGACACATTGGTGCTGGTGTGAATGAGAAAGATCTACACTAGGGAGTTTATTTCCCACTTCTAGCACAAACAGAATGTAACATAGTCCAGAATTGTTGTAGTCCAATCCATCTGCCATAGTACATAATGTATGAACACACAAAGCTCTGAGTAGTGCCTTTGCTGAAATCATCTACCGATCAGTGGACAGAATTTATATCATGTCCAGCATGATAGCAGCAAGTTCCATTAACCTCCATTACAAACAGCAATGAATGATTAATCCTGCTCTACTTAGTCAGCATAAGTAGACCACTGAAGGTAAAACAGTACCAAAACATATTATGTAATATTTTTAACCCCCTTGGCTGCCTTTGTAAACTTTCATCAGTTAGCCACTTCTTCCATATGACTATTTAGGCATTTCAGGGCCTCTTCAATGTCCTGAGCCTCAGGATGCAAGACAAGTCTCAAATAAGGGGGAGAAACCTAAACaactgatccatccatccatccatccatcctcttccgcttatcctgttcagggtcacgagGGGGttgcagcctatcccagctgtcatagtgcgagaggcagggtacaccctgtgcaggttgccagcctgtcacagggccaacacagagagacagacaaccactcacactgacattcacacctatgagcaatttagagtgaccaattaacttaaccccagtaactgcatgtctttggattgtgggaggaaaccagagtacccggaggaaacccatgcagacacggggagaacatgcaaactccacacagacacggaTAAGAAATCAATTTCTGGTGTCAAATGAAATACATGCATATATAGCTTCTCAGAAGTTAAATACTGTCTTGTGAGTAGTGCTGCAATCAGGGCGTCCCCCCGACACTTACCTGCAGAGTAGCACCACCACAGAATCGGCCTTAGCTGGGATAAAGCCCAGGAGAAAGACGTTCCGGCAGCCGCAGTTGTAACACTCCAGCACTGTTTCGCCCAGCGGTCCATCTTTGTGCAGTGTCACCTCTTTGCATTTGGCTCTCACCAAATGGTTCACAATATGGCTGGAGGGTAGACAATGAAAAGCAAACAACTCAGAAAATTATAAACTACTACTGACACTGAACCAGAGAGCAATGACAGGAAACAGACCACTTCACAGTTGTGAACAAAGACTGTGAATAGGATGTGTTTCATATTACACTGGCTGGTAACATCTACAGTAAATAAACCTGAACACACCCCTCCCCTCTAGCTATGCAAATAAAATGAGAAGGGCTGTAGACTACTTCATGCACATCTCTCATTACACACGTTCCACATTAAACCGTCTGCCAAAAGCTGCCTGGTAGTGAGTTTGCAGAACcatgtgaaaatgtaattattggCAGTCTCAGTAGTTTCATTTTCTGATTTCTACATGTGATGCTATTAAATGAAGACAATACGACGACGCACCTGCCAGATGTGTTGCCACGCCCATTACAAAACCACTTCTTGCTGGTATTGCAGTACACCACACACGCTGGATCGTGGATACCACAGTAACTGTAAGAACAAATATGGCAGTATTTAGACCACATACTACAGGAGCAAAAAACATTCCATGCCAAGTGCATCCAAAGTTAAACACATGATATTAAGGTGTCAGAGGAATCAGCACATTATATCAACCATGTCAAATACTATATAGACTCCCCCGACTCAACTGTAAACATAAAATATCATGGGACTATGCCGTCTCCGTATGTGCAGGCCTCTTGAAGTTAAGGAAACTTGAACAGTATTTCAACAAATTGCATTTAATCCCAGCAACTCTAttcagacaaaataaataaatggcatATTTGACTGCCATTCTGTGAGTCCATGCACATGTATACGTCACTGACTATTTAATAATATATTAAGTATTCTTGTAGGATAATTAAAGTAAACAGGGATGAGAGACAAGCATAGGACCTGCAGTAATGAGAAAACTGCTACTAAAGCGGGAGATGTCTCATCAGGACCACGTGAGTCACTAAAGCgcattaaaaatcataaaacttTGATGGTACGCTGTATTTGATAGAATATTCAACACAGGCTTATTTTGGAGTCCTTGTGTGTCCTACAAGTACTGCTAATACTTTTGTGGTCAATCACTAACTAATGTAGTACTGCAATCAGGTCACCGGTGAAGCACAGCCTGTCGATATCCTGCCCTGGTGCGTTTCTGTCAGCGTACCTGCACGCGTGCACGGGCAGATCTTTAGTGTAGTACGtgtcctcttcatcctcctcaaaGTTCAGCTCCGCCAACAGCTGGCTGGCTTTGGCCACGGAATCATCCACTCCACCGTTGTGAAGACCCTCATCAGGACCATTTACCTGCAGCAAAACACCTGCTTTACCAAACAAACTCACCGCTAACGGTTAGCAACCTGTCACCACAGGCACACAGCGCGGAGAAAGACAGTAAATTATAAGTTGACAGATTGTCAGTGCTCATGAATTTTATCTTTAGGCTTTATAGTTACACCCACGACTTGAGATTAGTtcaaacagttcaaaataaGAGTATCAACACAAATATTGTTACTTTAAGAGTTTAGTTAAGGGGCTTGCTAACACCGCGACCAAGCTAGCACTGAGCTAAGTAAGGCTATCCAGTTTAGCGGGCTAACAGGTAGCGCTGGAGCAGCTAGCTAACTACCGTTAGCGTCAGTGAAGCGCGCTTTCTTGTGCCTTCCTGTGAAATTGAAAGACTCAGACCTGGTTGTCCAGCTGGCTCTGTGTCTGCCCTTGAGTTTGCGTCTGACTGGGAAGGGTGAAGTCGGTGAAGTCATACTCTGAACCCTGGGTATCCGCTCCGAGCAACTCCGCTTCTTCGGTGTCTAGGAAGGTGAGGGTCTGGGAGCTCGGCCCGTACGCCTCCACACTCATCTCGACTCTCTCAACTTTCGCTTCGCTGAAGGGTTTCCGGGATTAGTATGAAGACGATTAAAATCCACGGCGTTTTCGTTTATCGACAGTTGATTTCGAGGCCAGCGTTAGGGGGTCTCAATTTGAACCCAAACAAAAAATGGAACCGAACGGAACCTCGAAAGCTGCAGCAGGTCCAAAAGCGGTGGTGACGGACTTCCCCAGCGTGTGACGTTCACCGGAGGCTGGAGCGCACAAATAGATCTGCGCAGGAAAGAGCGCTCACTCCGATCTTATTTCCGGGTATCAAAACCAAGTCATGAAAAGCTGTGGGACAGTGGTAAAATACCAATACTGAATAGCTATAATGTTTGCTCGTCGTcgatattttatatatatttttatataaattgcGTGCTTCCGCAGCATTTGTTGCATCGATTTCTATCCCGTGTTTGCCCAAATATGGCCCAAATTTAAATCTACTTAATTAAAGagaaacacgcacatccaaagATTAAGCAGGGTGCTGGATCCAAGCAAAACTCAATACAAAAAGACCGGTGCCCTAAGGGCACTCCGGCCCGAAACGTCAGCGGTTTAACGTTGATGGATTAAAATTTTCCAAGGAGCTCTTTGGTGTGCGGACCTCCAAATTTAAATCTAATCATATTTATCATTGAGTTTTAGGTGATGAGATTAAAagcaaaattgtttaaatttgtaTCAGCTAAGTTAGGGTCTGCTTTTTAACTTAATAGTGACCATTTAGAGGACCCCATGcccaaatttattttaaataattttacaaattcaatcaaatgaaaaaaagcaagGGGCATCCTTAGCTCTCTCACCCTTGGGGTTTCAGTGTCACTAAAGTAATAATTAATGTATTTAATGATGAGTGCATCAGGGATCCTTTCTGAGACCCTCTTTATCTGCAGTAGTGATGGATAGACATCTTTGCAGAatacattgtgatctgtagtgattAGGGAGTAGGTGGAAGAGATCCTggacatacactatattgtcaaaagcatttgctcatctgccttcacacatgtGAAATTGAgcgacatcccattcttaatccatagggtgtAATATGTCAgttcaccctttgcagctataacggCTTCATCTCTTCTGAGTagactttccacaaggtttatgAATGTGTTTATGGGAACTTTTGactattcttccagaagtgtaCTTgagaggtcagacactgatgctatacgacagggatcctcaactccaggcctcgaggtccggtgtcctgcaggttttagatgtgtctctggttcaacacacctgagtcaaatatagaagtcatcagcaggactctggagatcttgactgcatactgaggacgtaattcagccatttgattcaggtgtgttggatcagggacacatctaaaacctgcaggacacctgaccttgaggcctggatttgaggatccctgctacacgagaaggcctggcttgcagtctccgCTCCAATTaatcccaaagatgttctagCGCagagatcctcaaatccaggcctcgaggtccggtgtcctgcaggttttagatgagtctctgcttcaacacacctgaatcacatatagaagccATTAGCAGgattctggagaacttgactgcatactgaagaggtaattcagccatttgaatcaggtgtgttggatcagggacacatctaaaacctgcaggacacctgacctcgaggcctggatttgatgATCCCTGTTttatcgggttgaggtcagggctctgtgcaggccagtcaagttcttccacaccaaatttgcttatccatgtctttatggtccttgctttgtgcactggtgtgcagtcatgttggaacaggaagggccatacccaaactgttcccacaaagttgggagcatgaaattgtccaaaatgtcttggtatgctgaagcattaagagatCCTTTCACTGGAAAGGAACTCTTGAGCTAAtatgaaggccacatgaagtttggaggtcttttGTGACTGACTCTGGAGAAAGTTgttgacctctgcacactatgcacccactctgtgattttacatggcctaccactttgtggctgtaGTTCCTAATCATTTCCACTTATAATACCACTatcagttgactgtggaatatttagtagtgaggaaatttcatgactggacaggtggcatcctatcacagtaccacactggaatttactgagctcctgagagcgacccattctttcacaaatgtttgtagaagcagtctgcatgcctaggtgcttggttttatacacctgtggccatggaagtgattggaacattTAAATTCCatgatttgaatgggtgagtgaataatt
Proteins encoded:
- the LOC115778595 gene encoding regulator of nonsense transcripts 1 isoform X4, which produces MSVEAYGPSSQTLTFLDTEEAELLGADTQGSEYDFTDFTLPSQTQTQGQTQSQLDNQVNGPDEGLHNGGVDDSVAKASQLLAELNFEEDEEDTYYTKDLPVHACSYCGIHDPACVVYCNTSKKWFCNGRGNTSGSHIVNHLVRAKCKEVTLHKDGPLGETVLECYNCGCRNVFLLGFIPAKADSVVVLLCRQPCASQSSLKDINWDSSQWQPLIQDRCFLSWLVKIPSEQEQLRARQITAQQINKLEELWKDNPSATLEDLEKPGVDEEPQHVLLRYEDAYQYQNIFGPLVKLEADYDKKLKESQTQDNITVRWDLGLNKKRIAYFTLPKTDSDMRLMQGDEICLRYKGDLAPLWKGIGHVIKVPDNYGDEIAIELRTSVGAPVEIPHNFQVDFVWKSTSFDRMQSALKTFAVDETSVSGYIYHKLLGHEVEDVIIKCQLPKRFTAPGLPDLNHSQVYAVKTVLQRPLSLIQGPPGTGKTVTSATIVYHLSRQGNGPVLVCAPSNIAVDQLTEKIDKTGLKVVRLCAKSREAIESPVSFLALHNQISNMDSMPELQKLQQLKDETGELSSADEKRYRALKRTAERELLMNADVICCTCVGAGDPRLAKMQFRSILIDESTQATEPECMVPVVLGAKQLILVGDHCQLGPVVMCKKAAKAGLSQSLFERLVVLGIRPIRLQVQYRMHPALSAFPSNIFYEGSLQNGVTAADRIKKGFDFQWPQPDKPMFFYVTQGQEEIASSGTSYLNRTEAANVEKITTRLLKAGAKPDQIGIITPYEGQRSYLVQYMQFSGSLHTKLYQQVEIASVDAFQGREKDFIILSCVRANEHQGIGFLNDPRRLNVALTRAKYGVIIVGNPKALSKQPLWNNLLNNYKEQKVLVEGPLNNLRESLMQFSKPRKLVNTINPGGRFMSTAMYDAREALIPGSAYDRSNAPRQSSMYFQTHDQIGMIGAGPGHMATMNIPIPFNLVMPPMPPPSYLGQTNGPAAGRGAMKGKPGRGGRQRPRGHQGASQGNGPNSQASQDGASQSFSQGPLTQGYISMSQPSQMSQPGLSQPDLSQDSYLGDEFKSQIDVALSQDSTYQGERAYQHGGVTGLSQY
- the LOC115778595 gene encoding regulator of nonsense transcripts 1 isoform X3; the encoded protein is MSVEAYGPSSQTLTFLDTEEAELLGADTQGSEYDFTDFTLPSQTQTQGQTQSQLDNQVNGPDEGLHNGGVDDSVAKASQLLAELNFEEDEEDTYYTKDLPVHACSYCGIHDPACVVYCNTSKKWFCNGRGNTSGSHIVNHLVRAKCKEVTLHKDGPLGETVLECYNCGCRNVFLLGFIPAKADSVVVLLCRQPCASQSSLKDINWDSSQWQPLIQDRCFLSWLVKIPSEQEQLRARQITAQQINKLEELWKDNPSATLEDLEKPGVDEEPQHVLLRYEDAYQYQNIFGPLVKLEADYDKKLKESQTQDNITVRWDLGLNKKRIAYFTLPKTDSGDMRLMQGDEICLRYKGDLAPLWKGIGHVIKVPDNYGDEIAIELRTSVGAPVEIPHNFQVDFVWKSTSFDRMQSALKTFAVDETSVSGYIYHKLLGHEVEDVIIKCQLPKRFTAPGLPDLNHSQVYAVKTVLQRPLSLIQGPPGTGKTVTSATIVYHLSRQGNGPVLVCAPSNIAVDQLTEKIDKTGLKVVRLCAKSREAIESPVSFLALHNQISNMDSMPELQKLQQLKDETGELSSADEKRYRALKRTAERELLMNADVICCTCVGAGDPRLAKMQFRSILIDESTQATEPECMVPVVLGAKQLILVGDHCQLGPVVMCKKAAKAGLSQSLFERLVVLGIRPIRLQVQYRMHPALSAFPSNIFYEGSLQNGVTAADRIKKGFDFQWPQPDKPMFFYVTQGQEEIASSGTSYLNRTEAANVEKITTRLLKAGAKPDQIGIITPYEGQRSYLVQYMQFSGSLHTKLYQQVEIASVDAFQGREKDFIILSCVRANEHQGIGFLNDPRRLNVALTRAKYGVIIVGNPKALSKQPLWNNLLNNYKEQKVLVEGPLNNLRESLMQFSKPRKLVNTINPGGRFMSTAMYDAREALIPGSAYDRSNAPRQSSMYFQTHDQIGMIGAGPGHMATMNIPIPFNLVMPPMPPPSYLGQTNGPAAGRGAMKGKPGRGGRQRPRGHQGASQGNGPNSQASQDGASQSFSQGPLTQGYISMSQPSQMSQPGLSQPDLSQDSYLGDEFKSQIDVALSQDSTYQGERAYQHGGVTGLSQY
- the LOC115778595 gene encoding regulator of nonsense transcripts 1 isoform X2 — protein: MSVEAYGPSSQTLTFLDTEEAELLGADTQGSEYDFTDFTLPSQTQTQGQTQSQLDNQVNGPDEGLHNGGVDDSVAKASQLLAELNFEEDEEDTYYTKDLPVHACSYCGIHDPACVVYCNTSKKWFCNGRGNTSGSHIVNHLVRAKCKEVTLHKDGPLGETVLECYNCGCRNVFLLGFIPAKADSVVVLLCRQPCASQSSLKDINWDSSQWQPLIQDRCFLSWLVKIPSEQEQLRARQITAQQINKLEELWKDNPSATLEDLEKPGVDEEPQHVLLRYEDAYQYQNIFGPLVKLEADYDKKLKESQTQDNITWFCGADIASYLPTPTLPVFARNLPTPPSFGACSCLCFGNGVKSVHDMRLMQGDEICLRYKGDLAPLWKGIGHVIKVPDNYGDEIAIELRTSVGAPVEIPHNFQVDFVWKSTSFDRMQSALKTFAVDETSVSGYIYHKLLGHEVEDVIIKCQLPKRFTAPGLPDLNHSQVYAVKTVLQRPLSLIQGPPGTGKTVTSATIVYHLSRQGNGPVLVCAPSNIAVDQLTEKIDKTGLKVVRLCAKSREAIESPVSFLALHNQISNMDSMPELQKLQQLKDETGELSSADEKRYRALKRTAERELLMNADVICCTCVGAGDPRLAKMQFRSILIDESTQATEPECMVPVVLGAKQLILVGDHCQLGPVVMCKKAAKAGLSQSLFERLVVLGIRPIRLQVQYRMHPALSAFPSNIFYEGSLQNGVTAADRIKKGFDFQWPQPDKPMFFYVTQGQEEIASSGTSYLNRTEAANVEKITTRLLKAGAKPDQIGIITPYEGQRSYLVQYMQFSGSLHTKLYQQVEIASVDAFQGREKDFIILSCVRANEHQGIGFLNDPRRLNVALTRAKYGVIIVGNPKALSKQPLWNNLLNNYKEQKVLVEGPLNNLRESLMQFSKPRKLVNTINPGGRFMSTAMYDAREALIPGSAYDRSNAPRQSSMYFQTHDQIGMIGAGPGHMATMNIPIPFNLVMPPMPPPSYLGQTNGPAAGRGAMKGKPGRGGRQRPRGHQGASQGNGPNSQASQDGASQSFSQGPLTQGYISMSQPSQMSQPGLSQPDLSQDSYLGDEFKSQIDVALSQDSTYQGERAYQHGGVTGLSQY
- the LOC115778595 gene encoding regulator of nonsense transcripts 1 isoform X1, with protein sequence MSVEAYGPSSQTLTFLDTEEAELLGADTQGSEYDFTDFTLPSQTQTQGQTQSQLDNQVNGPDEGLHNGGVDDSVAKASQLLAELNFEEDEEDTYYTKDLPVHACSYCGIHDPACVVYCNTSKKWFCNGRGNTSGSHIVNHLVRAKCKEVTLHKDGPLGETVLECYNCGCRNVFLLGFIPAKADSVVVLLCRQPCASQSSLKDINWDSSQWQPLIQDRCFLSWLVKIPSEQEQLRARQITAQQINKLEELWKDNPSATLEDLEKPGVDEEPQHVLLRYEDAYQYQNIFGPLVKLEADYDKKLKESQTQDNITWFCGADIASYLPTPTLPVFARNLPTPPSFGACSCLCFGNGVKSVHGIVSDMRLMQGDEICLRYKGDLAPLWKGIGHVIKVPDNYGDEIAIELRTSVGAPVEIPHNFQVDFVWKSTSFDRMQSALKTFAVDETSVSGYIYHKLLGHEVEDVIIKCQLPKRFTAPGLPDLNHSQVYAVKTVLQRPLSLIQGPPGTGKTVTSATIVYHLSRQGNGPVLVCAPSNIAVDQLTEKIDKTGLKVVRLCAKSREAIESPVSFLALHNQISNMDSMPELQKLQQLKDETGELSSADEKRYRALKRTAERELLMNADVICCTCVGAGDPRLAKMQFRSILIDESTQATEPECMVPVVLGAKQLILVGDHCQLGPVVMCKKAAKAGLSQSLFERLVVLGIRPIRLQVQYRMHPALSAFPSNIFYEGSLQNGVTAADRIKKGFDFQWPQPDKPMFFYVTQGQEEIASSGTSYLNRTEAANVEKITTRLLKAGAKPDQIGIITPYEGQRSYLVQYMQFSGSLHTKLYQQVEIASVDAFQGREKDFIILSCVRANEHQGIGFLNDPRRLNVALTRAKYGVIIVGNPKALSKQPLWNNLLNNYKEQKVLVEGPLNNLRESLMQFSKPRKLVNTINPGGRFMSTAMYDAREALIPGSAYDRSNAPRQSSMYFQTHDQIGMIGAGPGHMATMNIPIPFNLVMPPMPPPSYLGQTNGPAAGRGAMKGKPGRGGRQRPRGHQGASQGNGPNSQASQDGASQSFSQGPLTQGYISMSQPSQMSQPGLSQPDLSQDSYLGDEFKSQIDVALSQDSTYQGERAYQHGGVTGLSQY